The nucleotide sequence GGCAATTTCTAGTGTAACTTGAGTTGCAAAGTATGCTTTGTTATCCCATGGTAGCAAATATCCTGTTAAACCAAGACCGAGCATAACAAAGAATAGCAATACACCGATCATCCAGTTTAACTCACGTGGCTTCTTATATGCGCCTTGGAAAAATACACGTAATGTATGTAGAAATAACATCACAATTACAACACTCGCACCCCAGTGGTGCATTCCTCGAACGATTTGTCCGTGTGCCACTTCAGTTTGCAGATAATACACAGATCTCCATGCATTTTCTATATCTGGTACATAGTACATCGTAAGGAACATTCCAGAAAGAATCTGGATAACCGTTACGAAGAAAGTTAAGCCACCAAAACAATAAACAAATGCAGAGAAATGGTGGGCCGGGTTTACGTGTTCAGGCACCTCATGATCCGCAATATCCCGCCACAAAGGCGTAATATCGACACGTTCATCTACCCAATCATAAATCTTTTGTAGCATCCATTACGCCTCCTTTCTCGGTTCCGCTTTTCCTAAGTATAACGTTCCCTCTTCAATTTTATGTTGAAATACATCTAATGCTGCAGCTGGAGGTGTATTCGGAACATTCACTCCGTCTTTATAATATCTTCCTCCGTGACAAGGACAGTAGAATTCATTTGGGAATTGTTCGTTCCCTTCCCAGTTAACAACACATCCAAGGTGTTTACATACAGGAGATAATGCTAATATACTACCGTCTTCTTGTTTGTACACCCAAGCCGTTTTGGTTACTTTTGATTCATACCAACCATCAACCTGATCAATGGTCCATTCTACTCTAGTAGGTTCTGTCGTTATATCATCTACCTGAGCAACTGCAGCGAATTCCCCTTGAGCAGAAGGCTGAAGTACAGGATCAATTGCAAATCGAACCATAGGCGCAAGCATTCCGGCAGCCATGAATCCTCCTACACCAGTAAGTGTATAATTTAAAAATTGGCGACGGGATACTTGTTGTTTCTTTTCACTCATTGTTTACCCCCCTCTATGCTATGATCCAACGTACATGGTAAGATTTATCATTATTTTACTAGGACATTACCATGATAGCGCAAACTGTTTGTCCGGTCAATAAAATATCATTCCGGAATATAGTTTCATTCTTGCCAGTATGATTGGATTAAATCCATCATTTGATTAAGTTGTTCTTTTAGGATTTCGCTTGTTTTTGCATCTTCTACTTTCCCACTAATTGCTGGAAGCCATAGCAAGGAAGCATTTAATTCTCGTTCTACCTTTTTCCATGCATGATCGAAGGTAAATAGGAAGACATGCTTAAACGGAAGATGATCATAATAAGCTATCCACTGCTGCAGAGAAATAGTATCAAGCTTCGTGGATGATGACTTAAAATATTGAAAGCTAGGTGAAAGAAAAATTCGCCCTTTAAATTGATTTTCGATGGCCTTTGCGCCATATTCCGTTAGTTCTGACATAGCAGCGTGCTTTACAATCTCATTTGGCTTTTCTAGTTGGATAGGTAT is from Radiobacillus kanasensis and encodes:
- the qcrB gene encoding menaquinol-cytochrome c reductase cytochrome b subunit, yielding MLQKIYDWVDERVDITPLWRDIADHEVPEHVNPAHHFSAFVYCFGGLTFFVTVIQILSGMFLTMYYVPDIENAWRSVYYLQTEVAHGQIVRGMHHWGASVVIVMLFLHTLRVFFQGAYKKPRELNWMIGVLLFFVMLGLGLTGYLLPWDNKAYFATQVTLEIAEGVPFIGTEIKTLLSGDPEIVGAQTLTRFFAIHVFFLPAALFALMAAHFIMIRKQGISGPL
- a CDS encoding QcrA and Rieske domain-containing protein, coding for MSEKKQQVSRRQFLNYTLTGVGGFMAAGMLAPMVRFAIDPVLQPSAQGEFAAVAQVDDITTEPTRVEWTIDQVDGWYESKVTKTAWVYKQEDGSILALSPVCKHLGCVVNWEGNEQFPNEFYCPCHGGRYYKDGVNVPNTPPAAALDVFQHKIEEGTLYLGKAEPRKEA
- a CDS encoding DUF2487 family protein, which produces MQWKEQDMHQYIEAQEYVDTLVIPLIPIQLEKPNEIVKHAAMSELTEYGAKAIENQFKGRIFLSPSFQYFKSSSTKLDTISLQQWIAYYDHLPFKHVFLFTFDHAWKKVERELNASLLWLPAISGKVEDAKTSEILKEQLNQMMDLIQSYWQE